A genomic window from Lotus japonicus ecotype B-129 chromosome 1, LjGifu_v1.2 includes:
- the LOC130734632 gene encoding uncharacterized protein LOC130734632, whose amino-acid sequence MNQIKPMAMEPWHNLAGKVVLVTGASSGLGREFCLDLAQAGCRVIVAARRTELLQSLCNKINNGGSVLRAVAVMLDVSADGATIDKSVQKAWEAFGHIDVLINNAGVRGNVKSALELSEEEWNQELRTNITGTWLVSKSVCKRMRDACRAGSVINISSIGGLNRGQLPGGVAYSASKVGVNMLTKVMALELGAHRIRVNSISPGLFKSEITEKLMEKDWLNNVAIKTVPLKKFGTPNPALTSIIRYLIHDSSEYVSGNVFIADAGATLPGLPIFSSL is encoded by the exons ATGAATCAAATCAAACCAATGGCGATGGAGCCGTGGCACAACCTTGCTGGAAAAGTGGTGTTAGTCACCGGCGCTTCCTCCGGCCTCGGCCGTGAATTCTGCCTTGACCTCGCTCAAGCCGGTTGTCGCGTCATTGTTGCAGCTCGCAGGACCGAGCTGCTCCAATCCCTCTGCAACAAAATCAACAATGGTGGCAGCGTCCTTCGCGCCGTCGCGGTGATGCTCGACGTCTCAGCGGACGGCGCCACCATCGACAAGTCCGTGCAGAAGGCGTGGGAAGCTTTCGGCCATATTGATGTGTTGATCAACAACGCCGGTGTTAGAG GCAATGTGAAATCAGCTTTAGAATTGAGTGAGGAGGAATGGAATCAAGAGTTGAGAACGAACATAACTGGTACATGGTTGGTGTCAAAGTCGGTGTGCAAACGCATGCGAGATGCTTGCAGGGCAGGATCAGTGATCAATATTTCATCAATTGGTGGTTTAAATCGGGGACAATTGCCTGGAGGTGTTGCATATTCTGCTTCCAAGGTGGGCGTCAACATGTTAACAAAG GTCATGGCATTGGAATTGGGAGCACATAGAATCAGAGTGAACTCCATATCACCTGGGCTGTTCAAATCTGAAATCACAGAAAAATTAATGGAGAAAGATTGGTTGAATAATGTGGCCATCAAAACAGTGCCCTTGAAAAAATTTGGCACTCCGAATCCAGCATTAACATCCATTATTCGTTACTTAATTCATGATTCTTCAGAATATGTTTCAGGAAATGTTTTTATTGCGGACGCTGGTGCCACCTTACCAGGTCTTCCTATTTTTTCCTCATTATGA
- the LOC130734631 gene encoding uncharacterized protein LOC130734631, which produces MITVGCTEDLSTIASDVFTSTSLKKMGLVKTKVAPVHEDTSDEVRQRRVPLTDYPLWSQADDPIAILCYIDDLRKQGYEIDVDEFFRTLPPAPEFDSPPKKKTQRKIVLEESFEESDGQQKKKKADKSKRKHEEPTKPDVPSDGDDDDAPPPKKKKKQVRIVEKPTRVEPAAVVIRMETSARVTRSAVRSSSKYAVIDSDDYLNSLDALPISALLNRTATQLTHIPESQPADQTTSPPTSPRSSFFQPSQQEAPLWNMLQTPRPSEPTSPITIQYNPQTSEPIILEQSEPEPRPSDHSVPRASERPVCRTTDTDSTTLCPSVSFPINVADSSSSNNSEFVRKFVEIAKEKESAIPEYYQTVPSPRRYPVPRPDRLVDPDHPIPVVPLNEADPLAQSDQPEPENSVSNHSSVRSPHPQVETSEPNLETHTSNFQTLDVGSPQGASEANSSNHPTSPETNLSIVPYTYLKPNSVLECISVFNHEASLMIRNVQGHTDLSEDPDSVAEEWNRLSDWIVAQVPVMMSHLTAEKDQRIEATRQRFNIRVVLHEQQLRGKLLEAVEEARRKKEQAEEAARQEAERIANAKLEAERIEAEAEALRCQALAPVPFAHGDSQSTQASHPPQDVPSTSTQPSPSRLDILEQRLNSHETLLIDMNRALQELLRRTTKP; this is translated from the coding sequence ATGATCACAgtaggatgcacagaggatctgtcaacCATtgctagtgatgtcttcacatccacatccttgaagaagatgggattggtcaagaCCAAGGTTGCTCCtgttcatgaagatacttctgatgaagtcagacaaagaagggtgcctctgactgattaccctctgtggtcCCAAGCAGATGATCCGATTGCAATCTTGTGTTACATTGATGATTTGAGGAAACAAGGgtatgagatagatgtggacgagttcttcagaaccctgccaccagctccagagtttgactctcctcccaagaagaagactcAGAGAAAAATCGTCTTGGAGGAATCCtttgaagagtctgatggtcagcagaagaagaagaaggctgacaagtctaagaggaagcacgaggaaCCTACCAAGCCAGATgttccatctgatggtgatgatgatgatgctcctccacctaagaagaaaaagaagcaagtcaggattgtggagaagccaacccgtgtggaaccagctgctgtagtaatcagaatggagacttctgccagagttactcggtctgcagtgcgatcatcaagtaagtatGCTGTTATTGATTCTGATGAttatttaaattcacttgatgcactccccatctctgcactccttaaccgcactgccacccaactcactcatattccagagtcccaaccagctgaccaaaccacttctccacccacttcacctaggtcttcatttttccaaccttctcaacaagaagcacctctatggaatatgcttcagactccaagaccctctgaacctacctcaccaataaccattcaatataacccacaaacctctgaacccattattcttgaacaatctgaacctgaacccagaccttctgatcactctgtccccagagcatcagaacgtcctgtttgcagaacaactgatacagattcCACAACTCTctgtccctctgtatcttttcccataaatgttgctgactcctcatcCTCAAACAACTCTGAATTTGTTCGCAAATTTGTTGAAATTGCGAAGGAaaaagagtctgccattcctgagtactatCAGACTGTAcctagccctaggagataccctgtaCCTAGACCAGatcgtctagttgacccagatcatcctatacCTGTTGTCCCTCTGaatgaagcagaccctttagctcaatctgatcaaccagaaccagagaactcagtatctaaccactcttcggttagatcaccacaccctcaggttgaaacctctgagccAAACCTTGAGACCCACACTTCAAATTTCCAAAccttagatgttggttctcctcaaggtgcttctgaggccaatagcagcaaccaccccacttctcctgaaaccaatctttccattgttccctatacctacctcaagccaaactccgtacttgagtgcatcagtgtgtttaatcatgaagcatcactTATGATTCGCAATGtccaaggtcacactgacctaagtgaggatcctgactctgttgctgaggaatggaatcgtctgagtgaTTGGATAGTTGCTCaagttcctgttatgatgagtcatctcaccgcGGAaaaggatcagaggattgaggctactaggcagcgtttcaacatAAGAGTGgttctgcatgaacaacagctgaGAGGTAAGTTACTGgaagctgttgaggaagcaagaagaaagaaagaacaagcagaagaagctgctcgTCAAGAGGCTGAAAGAATTGCAaatgcaaagttagaagctgaaaggatagaagctgaagctgaagctctcagatgtcaagctcttgcaccagtgcctttcgCACATGGTGATTCTCAATCCACTCAAGCTTCTCACCCTCCTCAGGATGTTCCCTCTACTTCTACACAGCCAAGtccttccagacttgacattttggaacaacgtctcaactctcatgagactctcctgaTCGATATGAATCGAGctcttcaagaacttctgcgtcgcactaCCAAGCCTTAG
- the LOC130734630 gene encoding uncharacterized protein LOC130734630 yields the protein MNQIKPMAMEPWHNLAGKVVLVTGASSGLGREFCLDIAQAGCRVIAAARRTELLQSVCDEINQMDDGDNVLRAIAVVLDVAADSAAIDKSVQKAWDAFGHIDVLINNAGVRGNVKSPLELSEEEWNQVLRTNLTGAWLVSKSVCKRMRDARRGGSVINISSIGGLNRGQLPGSVAYSASKAGVNMLTKVMALELGPYRIRVNSISPGLFKSEITEKLMEKDWLNNVAIKTVPLRKFGTLKPALTSIIRYLIHDSSEYVSGNAFIADAGATLPGLPIFSSL from the exons ATGAATCAAATCAAACCAATGGCGATGGAGCCCTGGCACAACCTTGCTGGAAAAGTGGTGCTGGTCACCGGCGCTTCCTCCGGCCTCGGCCGTGAATTCTGCCTTGACATCGCCCAAGCCGGTTGCCGCGTCATTGCCGCAGCTCGCCGGACCGAGCTGCTCCAATCCGTCTGCGACGAAATCAACCAGATGGACGATGGCGACAACGTCCTCCGCGCCATCGCAGTGGTGCTCGATGTCGCGGCGGACAGCGCCGCCATCGACAAGTCTGTGCAAAAGGCGTGGGACGCTTTCGGCCATATTGATGTGTTGATCAACAACGCCGGTGTTAGAG GAAATGTGAAATCACCATTAGAGTTGAGTGAGGAGGAATGGAATCAAGTGTTGAGGACGAACTTAACTGGTGCATGGTTAGTTTCAAAGTCGGTGTGCAAACGCATGCGAGATGCTCGCCGGGGAGGATCAGTGATCAATATTTCATCAATTGGTGGTTTAAATCGGGGACAATTGCCTGGAAGTGTTGCCTATTCTGCTTCCAAGGCAGGCGTTAATATGCTAACAAAG GTCATGGCATTGGAATTGGGACCATACAGAATCAGAGTGAACTCCATATCACCTGGGCTGTTCAAATCTGAAATCACAGAAAAATTAATGGAGAAAGATTGGTTGAATAATGTGGCCATCAAAACAGTGCCATTGAGAAAATTTGGCACTCTGAAACCAGCATTAACATCCATTATTCgttatttaattcatgattcTTCAGAATATGTTTCAGGAAATGCTTTTATTGCGGACGCTGGTGCCACCTTACCAGGTCTTcctattttttcttcattatGA